From Mucilaginibacter rubeus, a single genomic window includes:
- a CDS encoding alpha/beta fold hydrolase has protein sequence MKNQTQHHFIKINGVNIFYREAGPKDAPVLVLLHGYPSSSHMYRNLINDLSDKYHLIAPDYPGYGRSEQPPIAEFAYTFENFAAIVTELLSQLQISKYSLYLMDYGAPVGWRIASANPERVETLIVQNGCAYDEGLETFWDPIKAYWKDHNDKVAEATLRTFHDVNGLKWQYTHGVPDTNLISPDNWEIDLRHLERPENGQIQLDLFYDYRTNVDLYPKWQEYLRTQNPEMLIVYGKNDYIFPVAGAEAFKKDVKNLEYHLYDAGHFALESHGNEIAATVRQFLDKKTGK, from the coding sequence ATGAAAAATCAAACACAACATCACTTCATTAAGATCAATGGCGTGAACATTTTTTATCGCGAAGCCGGGCCAAAAGACGCACCTGTATTGGTATTACTGCACGGCTATCCAAGCTCTTCGCACATGTACCGGAACCTGATCAATGATCTGTCAGATAAATACCACCTGATCGCGCCCGATTATCCCGGTTATGGCAGAAGCGAGCAGCCTCCAATTGCAGAGTTTGCTTATACTTTTGAAAACTTTGCCGCAATTGTTACCGAACTGCTGAGCCAGCTCCAGATCAGTAAATACAGCTTATACCTTATGGATTACGGTGCACCGGTTGGCTGGCGTATCGCCTCGGCTAATCCCGAACGTGTGGAAACCCTAATTGTTCAAAATGGTTGTGCTTATGATGAAGGGCTGGAAACATTCTGGGACCCGATCAAAGCTTATTGGAAAGATCATAACGACAAAGTAGCGGAAGCCACACTAAGGACTTTTCATGACGTTAACGGCCTGAAATGGCAATACACCCACGGTGTGCCTGATACCAACCTGATTAGTCCTGATAACTGGGAGATAGACCTGCGCCACCTGGAAAGGCCGGAAAATGGTCAAATCCAATTGGATCTGTTCTATGATTACCGCACTAATGTTGATTTATACCCTAAATGGCAGGAATACCTGCGCACACAAAACCCCGAAATGTTAATCGTATACGGCAAAAACGATTATATATTCCCGGTAGCAGGCGCGGAGGCTTTCAAAAAAGATGTTAAAAATCTGGAATACCATTTATATGATGCAGGCCACTTCGCCCTGGAAAGCCACGGTAACGAAATAGCCGCTACTGTCAGGCAGTTCCTGGATAAAAAGACAGGCAAGTAA
- a CDS encoding PQQ-dependent sugar dehydrogenase translates to MSITNKSILLAAMGLGTLIGRVNAQSLPPVETQKANSEYKPAFTGQTRIGGIQTKTKLNVTIINHQLKSPWALRCLPDGRFLITEKGGTMRILKADGSFDKNIEGLPAIAVGGQGGLLDVNFDSSFAKDRTLFWTYSEQVEGGFQLAVAKGKLSADDSKLENVQVIYHAKPAYNGHLQFGSRVVFDKQGDLFVSTGEHGAEDIRMKAQDLGAAVGKVVHITRDGKAVPGGPFAGKSGVLPEIYAYGLRNPEGMTTNPVTGELWEAEFGPRGGDEINIIRAGKNYGWPVVTYGIEYSGQKVGDGIQQKEGVTQPIYYWDPSISPCGITFYTGNLIPEWKNNLFVGALGGSHIARLVIKNNKVVAEERLLKDKNERWRSLVTGKDGALYGVTDNGNLYRIGK, encoded by the coding sequence ATGTCTATAACCAATAAATCGATTTTGCTGGCCGCCATGGGGCTTGGCACTTTAATAGGCCGGGTAAACGCGCAGTCGCTGCCGCCTGTTGAAACACAAAAGGCCAACAGCGAATACAAACCTGCTTTTACCGGGCAAACCCGCATTGGCGGTATCCAAACCAAAACCAAGCTAAATGTTACTATAATCAATCATCAACTTAAATCGCCATGGGCTTTACGTTGTTTGCCTGACGGCCGTTTCCTGATCACCGAAAAGGGCGGCACTATGCGGATACTGAAAGCCGATGGTAGTTTTGATAAAAACATAGAAGGGCTGCCGGCAATAGCTGTTGGTGGCCAGGGTGGTTTACTGGATGTGAATTTCGATTCATCGTTTGCAAAGGACAGGACATTATTCTGGACTTATTCCGAGCAGGTGGAAGGCGGCTTCCAGTTGGCGGTGGCCAAAGGAAAATTATCTGCCGATGACAGTAAACTTGAAAATGTACAGGTGATCTATCATGCCAAACCGGCCTACAATGGGCATTTGCAGTTTGGCTCACGCGTGGTATTTGATAAGCAAGGGGACCTGTTTGTGAGTACTGGTGAGCATGGTGCCGAAGATATCCGCATGAAAGCCCAGGATCTGGGTGCGGCAGTAGGTAAGGTTGTTCACATCACCCGAGATGGTAAAGCCGTTCCAGGCGGACCGTTCGCCGGCAAAAGCGGTGTGCTGCCCGAGATTTATGCCTACGGTTTAAGAAATCCCGAAGGCATGACCACCAACCCGGTAACAGGCGAACTATGGGAAGCCGAATTTGGTCCGCGCGGAGGCGATGAGATTAATATCATCCGTGCCGGTAAAAACTATGGCTGGCCTGTGGTTACTTATGGTATTGAATATAGCGGTCAAAAGGTAGGGGATGGTATACAACAAAAAGAGGGTGTAACCCAACCCATTTACTATTGGGACCCAAGTATATCGCCATGCGGTATCACTTTCTATACCGGCAACCTGATCCCCGAATGGAAAAACAACCTGTTTGTAGGTGCACTTGGTGGTTCGCATATTGCCAGGCTGGTCATTAAAAATAACAAAGTAGTTGCCGAAGAGCGTTTGTTGAAAGATAAAAACGAACGCTGGCGTTCGCTGGTTACCGGTAAGGATGGTGCTTTATACGGCGTAACAGATAACGGCAATTTGTATAGGATAGGTAAGTAA
- a CDS encoding S1C family serine protease, whose amino-acid sequence MDSYSATIINAVDKVKTAVVKIEIFSNVNGKEQAAGTGSGFLFSSDGYLFTNSHVIHNAKKISVKMHDGTTHPAELIGEDQDTDLAILKVNGAEFTPVKFGDADQLKIGQLVIAIGNPLGFQHTVTAGVVSALGRTLEGQGGRLMDSMIQTDAALNPGNSGGPLVNGDGEVVGVNTAVIRGAQGICFAISINTAKDIANQLIRFGKVKRAYLGVVMQQIDLVPKLRAIHEVSNKQALFVSEVAAGSPADKAGILSGDIIYSFNSQPVETSDNLFKMLTEDKIGQFQYIGILRNSYKTEFRITPVQKN is encoded by the coding sequence ATGGATAGCTACTCAGCTACAATTATCAACGCTGTCGACAAGGTGAAGACAGCGGTTGTAAAAATAGAAATTTTTAGTAATGTAAACGGCAAGGAGCAGGCTGCCGGAACGGGATCGGGTTTTTTATTTTCTTCGGATGGATATCTTTTTACCAACAGCCATGTGATACACAACGCCAAAAAGATCTCCGTTAAAATGCATGACGGTACTACCCACCCGGCCGAACTTATTGGTGAAGACCAGGACACCGATTTAGCCATTCTTAAAGTTAACGGAGCCGAGTTTACACCGGTAAAATTTGGCGATGCCGATCAACTAAAAATAGGCCAACTGGTGATTGCTATCGGCAATCCATTAGGATTTCAGCATACGGTAACGGCAGGAGTGGTTAGCGCCCTGGGGAGAACGCTGGAAGGTCAGGGCGGTAGGTTGATGGACAGCATGATCCAGACGGATGCCGCGTTAAACCCAGGAAATTCCGGCGGACCATTAGTAAATGGAGATGGTGAAGTAGTAGGTGTAAATACAGCGGTGATCAGAGGCGCTCAGGGGATTTGTTTTGCCATCAGTATTAATACGGCAAAAGATATCGCCAATCAGCTCATCAGGTTCGGCAAGGTTAAAAGGGCCTACCTGGGTGTGGTTATGCAGCAGATTGATCTTGTACCCAAACTCCGTGCAATTCATGAGGTATCAAATAAACAGGCATTGTTTGTTTCAGAAGTTGCTGCCGGAAGCCCTGCTGATAAAGCAGGGATCCTGAGCGGGGATATTATCTATTCATTCAACAGCCAACCGGTTGAAACGTCGGACAATCTGTTTAAGATGCTTACTGAAGATAAGATCGGACAATTCCAATACATCGGTATCCTCCGAAATAGCTACAAAACGGAGTTCAGGATAACGCCGGTACAAAAGAATTGA
- a CDS encoding nucleoside deaminase — protein MSDHERYMQRCLQLAEQAAAEGESPVGCVIVKDGVIIGEAFEQSRKLKDITRHAETLAVLNAVKDHGSCEGAVLYSNVEPCILCSYVIRHHKIKQVVFTKACGELGGTGPLFPILTADVASWTKAPAVTQYP, from the coding sequence ATGAGTGATCATGAACGATACATGCAACGCTGCCTTCAATTAGCAGAACAAGCCGCTGCCGAAGGCGAAAGCCCTGTAGGCTGCGTTATTGTGAAAGACGGCGTAATCATCGGCGAAGCTTTTGAGCAGAGCCGTAAGCTAAAAGATATTACCCGCCATGCCGAAACATTAGCTGTTTTAAACGCTGTTAAAGATCACGGCAGTTGCGAAGGGGCCGTTCTCTATTCAAACGTTGAGCCCTGCATCCTTTGTTCATACGTAATCAGGCATCACAAAATTAAGCAGGTAGTTTTCACCAAAGCCTGCGGCGAATTAGGCGGAACTGGTCCCCTGTTTCCGATTTTAACTGCCGATGTAGCATCTTGGACAAAGGCCCCGGCGGTTACGCAATATCCCTGA
- a CDS encoding TetR/AcrR family transcriptional regulator — translation MRTQKVNPENVDLKLFETFSELGYDGASMEALAKATGLKKASLYHRFPNGKKEMAKHALEIVEQWILQHIVAESANKNVPASARLKKMIASVDELYNGGANNCLLRTLSIGTDANAFKESVTNCFNLLADGFTDVAIELGVLPDKAKQNARLINQTIQGSLVLTGATGDKSYFKNSLERIPELLTA, via the coding sequence ATGCGCACTCAAAAAGTTAACCCCGAAAATGTAGACCTGAAGCTGTTTGAAACCTTCAGCGAATTAGGGTACGATGGTGCATCAATGGAGGCCCTGGCAAAGGCTACCGGTTTAAAAAAGGCCAGCTTGTACCACCGTTTTCCTAATGGTAAAAAAGAAATGGCTAAACATGCCCTGGAAATCGTAGAGCAGTGGATCCTGCAACATATTGTAGCAGAATCAGCGAATAAAAATGTACCGGCATCGGCAAGACTAAAAAAGATGATTGCCTCCGTTGATGAACTATATAACGGCGGCGCTAATAATTGCCTGCTTCGTACATTATCCATCGGTACAGATGCAAATGCCTTTAAAGAAAGCGTGACCAATTGCTTTAACTTACTTGCTGACGGTTTTACAGACGTGGCCATTGAGTTAGGCGTGTTGCCGGATAAGGCTAAGCAAAATGCCAGGCTCATTAACCAAACTATTCAAGGCTCACTTGTGCTTACCGGGGCAACCGGCGATAAAAGCTACTTTAAAAACAGCCTTGAAAGAATCCCCGAATTATTAACAGCATAA